From Microbacterium sp. CGR2:
ACCGAGGCGGGGTCGGCCTCCGCCGACCTCGTGAGCGGGGCCGTGCCCATGTTCATCAGCGGGCCGTGGGACATCCCCGGCCTCGAGGCCACCGGCGGCGAGGGCTTCGCAGAAAAATTCGGCGTCGCGCAGATCCCCGCACCGCCTGGAGGCGAGTCGACCTCCTTTGCCGCCGGCGCGAACCTCGCCGTCTTCGAGAAGGCTGAGAATCCCGACGCCGCCTGGAAGCTCATCCAGTGGCTCAGCCAGCCCGATGTTCAGGTCGACTGGTTCGAGACCGTCAACGACCTCCCCGCGCAGAAGTCGGCGTGGGAAGACCCCGCTCTGACGGACGACCCCCGCGTCGCGGTCTTCGGTGACCAGCTCCAGAGCGTCAACATCGCCCCGACGCTGACGACCTGGACGCAGGTCTCAGCTGCGGCCGACACGCAGATCGAGCAGGTCTTCCGGGGCGGTAAGAGCGTCGAGGAGGCCCTCGCCGAACTCCAGTCCGCCGCGGACTCCCTGGGCACGGGCCGATGACGACCACCCCCACCTCCGTGGCCTCCGTGACGCGTCCGCGTCGCGGAGGCCACGGCCTGGCGGGAGCGCAGCGGCGGCGTACGGCGATCATCGCCTACCTCTTCGCCCTCCCGTTCGTGCTGAGCTTCGCAGTGTTCATGGTGTTCCCACTCGTGAGCTCACTCGCGATGTCGTTCACCGACTTCCGCAACACCGACATCCCGAACCCTCTCGCGGTGACATTCGTCGGAATCGACCAGTTCGTCGCCCTCTTCCAGAACCAGCAGTTCGTCCGGTCCCTCCTCAACACGTTCTACTTCGTGGGTGTCGGCATCCCGCTCACGATGATCATCGCGCTCGTGCTCGCTGTCGCCCTCAACAACGGAATCACCCGCTTCCGCGCGGTCTTCCGGGTGGGCTTCTACGCTCCGGTCGTCACGAGCATCGTCGCGGTCGCCGTGGTCTGGCGTTTTATCCTGCAGCCCGACGGCCTGCTCAACACCCTGCTCGCCGGTATCGGGATCACGGGGCCGGACTGGCTCGGGGACCCGGCCTGGTCGATGCCGTCGATGATCCTGCTCGCCGTCTGGCGGAACATGGGCACACTGATGATCATCTTCCTCGCGGGCCTCCAGGGCATCTCCACTGAGGTGCTCGAGGCCGCGAAGGTCGACGGCGCCGGGGCATGGCAGCGGTTCACCCGCGTCACCCTGCCCCTTCTCCGCCCCACCCTGCTGCTCGGCGCCGTTCTCCTCTCGGTCGGGTTCCTGCAGTTCTTCGAGGAGCCGTTCGTCATGACCAAAGGCGGGCCGCTCGACTCGACCCTCTCCATCAGCTACTTCACGTTCAACCAGTTCGGCTTCGGCAACTACGGGACGGCGTCGGCCGCGAGTTATGTGCTCTTCGTCGCGATCGCGCTCCTCAGCATCGTCCAATTCCGTGCGTTCCGAACCAAGGAGTAATCGTGACCACTCAGATCAGTCCACCGAGCACCGTCGCGGTGCCCGCACAATCCCGGAGCCAGCGGGGCGGCGCACCCGCAGCGGGCGGCGCAGCGAGGCGTCGGCGGCTCTCCGCCCGCGGGCGGCTCTCCCGCGTCCTCGTCTACGTGCTACTGACCTTCGCCCTCCTCGCGACGCTCGTGCCCTTCCTCTGGATGTTCCTCGGTTCGGTGAAGACCGAGCAGGAGCTGCGGCAGCGACCGCCGACCTGGTGGCCGGAGACGTTTACCTGGGACAACTTCACAGCGTGGTTCGGTCGGCTCGACATCGGGCAGTTCTTCCTCAACAGCGTGATCGTCGCGGTCTTCACCGTGCTCGGAACGCTGCTGTTCTGCTCGATGGTCGGCTACGCGCTCGCGAAGCTCGAGTTTCCCGGAAAGCGCGTGCTCTTCATGCTCGTCCTCGTGACCCTCATGGTCCCCGGTGTCGTCACGTTCATCCCGCTCTTCGTCGTCGTGAGCTCGCTCGGGCTCGTGAGCACGTACCCGGCACTCATCCTGCCTTTTCTGGCCGGGCCGCTCGGGGTGTTCCTCATGCGGCAGTTCATTCAGGACATCCCCGACTCGCTCATCGAGGCCGCGCGCATCGACGGGGCCAGTGAGCTCCGGATCTTCGCCCGCATCGTCATGCCGTTGTGCGGACCGGCGCTCGCGACCCTCGCAATCCTGACCTTCCTGGGATCGTGGAACAACTTCCTCTGGCCCCTCGTCGTAGCGCAGTCGGAAAGCATGTACACCCTCCCCGTGGCGCTCTCGCTCTACTCGGTCGGCCAGAACTCAACCAACTACGGAGTGCTGCTCGCAGGCTCCGTGCTCATCATCACCCCCGTCCTCCTGATGTTCCTCGCGCTTCAGCGTTACTTCGTCCAGGGGATCGCCGCGACAGGAATCAAATGACCTCGACCGAGACCGTGCACACCGAGATCGAGACTTCGATCGTAGACAGCAACCTCCAGGCGGTGCCGACGAGCGTCGTCCCCGTCGTGTCCGGGTTCCACCCTGACCCGACGATCTGCCGAGTGGGCGATGACTACTACCTCGCCCACTCGTCGTTCGAGTTCGCGCCCGGCGTCCCGATCTGGCACAGCACCGACCTGCTCGAGTGGGAGCAGATCGGGAACATCCTCGAGCGCGACGATCAGTTCGGGGCGGGGAGCGCGCCGGCCAGCAAGGGTGTGTTCGCACCGACGTTGCGCCACCACGACGGGCGCTTCTGGCTGATCACGACGGATGTGTCCGGCGGGGGCGGGCAACTCGTCGTCTCCGCGGAGCACCCCACGGGTCCGTGGACGTCAGGGGTGCGGTTGCGAATGCTGCAGGGTATCGATCCGGACATCGCATGGGACGAGAACGGGGAGTGCTTCGTCACGTACTGTTCCACCGACCCCGCGTTGCCGGGCATCGCGCAGGCACGCGTCGACCTGACCGCGGGAACGGTGCGGGAGGCGCCGCGGCCACTATGGTCGGGCTCCGGACTGGCGTTCCCCGAGGCGCCGCACCTCTATGCGAGGGGCGGCTGGTGGTATCTGCTGATCGCGGAGGGCGGGACGGAACGCGGGCACAGTGTGTCCGTGGCGCGGTCTCGTCGGCCGGACGGTCCCTTCGAGGGGTGGGACGAGAATCCGATCCTGTCGCATCGCAGCACGACGCACCCCGTTCAGAACACGGGTCACGCAGACTTCGTCGAGACGCCGGACGGGTCTTGGGCGATGGTCTACCTGGGCGTCCGTCCGCGCGGTGTGACGCCCCTGTTCCACGTGGTGGGGAGGGAGACGTTCCTGGCCGGTGTCGACTGGGTGGACGGCTGGCCGCTCGTCGACGAGCACCGCTATGCGCGCGTTCCCGGGTCGACCGACTTCACCGACCGTTTCGCCGCAGGATCCTCGGGACGTCCGCTCCATCCCCGCTGGGTGTCGCCGGGGGCGGCCCTGTCCGCACAGATCGACGCGACGGTCGCGAGCGACGGGCTCGCGCTCGCCCCGGCGATCGCCGACAGCGGAGCGCTCAGCGCCGTCGTGACCCGCGTGCGCGACCTCGACTGGTCTTTCGAGGTGGATGTCGCCGTCGCGAACGATGCGGGCGACGGCATCGGTTGCGCCTCCGAGGCCGGGGTCGTCCTGCGGCTCGACGACCGGCACTGGTACGAGGTGCGCCTGACGCCGGGGTCCGCCCGGGTCGTCGCGCGAATCGGACCGCTCGAGAGCGACATCGGCGACGCCGTCGCCATCACCTCAGCACGGGCGACCGTGCGCATCGAGGCGGTCCCGTCGGCAACCGAGGGGCCGGACGACATCCGCCTCGGAGTTGTCGTCGACGGCTCATGGACGGAACTCGCACGGCTCGACGGCCGTTATCTCTCCACCGAGGTTGCGGGCGGCTTCACCGGTCGCGTCGTGGGATTCCGTGCGATCTCCGGCCGCGTCTGGGTCCTTGAAGCGCGCTACGACGGGCGCCCGTAGCATCGCCACGCATCGTCGATTTCGGCAACCAACCCCTGGCTCCCCGCGACCGGGCCGTGGAACATTGCCGCCGTTGCTTCAGCCTCGCGCCTCCCGGACGATTTGCTCGAGCTGTTTCAGGTAAGCGTCGAATGAGCGGCGCCCGAGTTCGGTGAGGGATATGCGGCGCGCTCGCTTGTCGTCGGGACTGTTCACCACCGCTATCACGCCCGCGTCCGTCAGAGCGGATACGTGCTTCGAGAGCGCAGACTTGCTCACGCCCACGAGGCGGAGAAGCGCCGAGAAGTCGATGTAGTCGGTGGGCGCTAGAGCAGCGAGCAACCTCAGGCGCACCGGTTCATGCATAAGAGGGTCGAGGCGCACGCTCGGCGGATCCGCCTTCCCCTGTTCACTCATCCCGCACGCCCCGCTGTCGCTGTGGGTGCGGTGCTTACCAATCGCTGCAAGCCGGCACGACAGATGGTGAGGATCACGACCGCAGATGCGAGAGCGCCGACTGTGTTCGGGGCGGGCAATTCTGCCGCGCGCACCGGGAATTGAACGGCGATATTGGCCAGGAGTGCAAGCACTGCGCCCCCGATGATCAACCATGCGCCGACTCGATCCGACCACCTCAACCGTGAGCGCAGGGGCCGCACGGCCCACATTCCCACCAAGCCGAGCACGACCAGACCCAAGAGCCACAACATGTCCACATCAACCACCACCCCGATCGCAATCACTGCAACGGATATAGCGAGGGACGTGACCCATGCTCCGCTCAA
This genomic window contains:
- a CDS encoding carbohydrate ABC transporter permease → MTTTPTSVASVTRPRRGGHGLAGAQRRRTAIIAYLFALPFVLSFAVFMVFPLVSSLAMSFTDFRNTDIPNPLAVTFVGIDQFVALFQNQQFVRSLLNTFYFVGVGIPLTMIIALVLAVALNNGITRFRAVFRVGFYAPVVTSIVAVAVVWRFILQPDGLLNTLLAGIGITGPDWLGDPAWSMPSMILLAVWRNMGTLMIIFLAGLQGISTEVLEAAKVDGAGAWQRFTRVTLPLLRPTLLLGAVLLSVGFLQFFEEPFVMTKGGPLDSTLSISYFTFNQFGFGNYGTASAASYVLFVAIALLSIVQFRAFRTKE
- a CDS encoding carbohydrate ABC transporter permease, whose product is MPAQSRSQRGGAPAAGGAARRRRLSARGRLSRVLVYVLLTFALLATLVPFLWMFLGSVKTEQELRQRPPTWWPETFTWDNFTAWFGRLDIGQFFLNSVIVAVFTVLGTLLFCSMVGYALAKLEFPGKRVLFMLVLVTLMVPGVVTFIPLFVVVSSLGLVSTYPALILPFLAGPLGVFLMRQFIQDIPDSLIEAARIDGASELRIFARIVMPLCGPALATLAILTFLGSWNNFLWPLVVAQSESMYTLPVALSLYSVGQNSTNYGVLLAGSVLIITPVLLMFLALQRYFVQGIAATGIK
- a CDS encoding glycoside hydrolase family 43 protein, coding for MTSTETVHTEIETSIVDSNLQAVPTSVVPVVSGFHPDPTICRVGDDYYLAHSSFEFAPGVPIWHSTDLLEWEQIGNILERDDQFGAGSAPASKGVFAPTLRHHDGRFWLITTDVSGGGGQLVVSAEHPTGPWTSGVRLRMLQGIDPDIAWDENGECFVTYCSTDPALPGIAQARVDLTAGTVREAPRPLWSGSGLAFPEAPHLYARGGWWYLLIAEGGTERGHSVSVARSRRPDGPFEGWDENPILSHRSTTHPVQNTGHADFVETPDGSWAMVYLGVRPRGVTPLFHVVGRETFLAGVDWVDGWPLVDEHRYARVPGSTDFTDRFAAGSSGRPLHPRWVSPGAALSAQIDATVASDGLALAPAIADSGALSAVVTRVRDLDWSFEVDVAVANDAGDGIGCASEAGVVLRLDDRHWYEVRLTPGSARVVARIGPLESDIGDAVAITSARATVRIEAVPSATEGPDDIRLGVVVDGSWTELARLDGRYLSTEVAGGFTGRVVGFRAISGRVWVLEARYDGRP
- a CDS encoding transcriptional regulator, which encodes MSEQGKADPPSVRLDPLMHEPVRLRLLAALAPTDYIDFSALLRLVGVSKSALSKHVSALTDAGVIAVVNSPDDKRARRISLTELGRRSFDAYLKQLEQIVREARG